From Malus sylvestris chromosome 1, drMalSylv7.2, whole genome shotgun sequence:
aactagtttcatttgctagggcgaggctacaagccttagcaagaatatgtaatgtcttttcaatttgcttatgatattatgcatgcaagttttgaattattaatcattgtgttttaaactatctaattgtcttgatgattggccaccattaggatatttggaaaggtaatttgatgcaattttggcggaGAGTTGTCCCTAGAATTGGCGCTGGTTTCTTGTagttaatatgtgtaacttcttaggatggacgacacatcttaagggttgtatggtttttcaaaaggttttcacaaaacttaatgagtcttgcatgttcacattcgatctAGACGCCATGGACatgttgcatgttagatatacgttctatgttggaggttccaaatatggcatactttaggaaaacctagccttcaaaatatgcatgtgtaattatTAAGTAATTGAAAGAACTACGTAGGATTGTCAAGGTGACAACAGAACCCTagtgctcaaatttatttttaaaactattttcttttgttttctttactttgctagtttctttaattgttttaatttaaaattcgtttttaatattttaggttataaaatcaacctcatccaaactttgttttcaaataattaattaagatttggtatttatacaaattattcattcaatccctgcggaaaacgaccttacttgagctCCTATAGTACGATAACCTTgaactcttgcaagtatttttaagtgtttttatccctatttttgcaggtggtaaaaattcCTATCAGTAGGTCATCCCCTTCCTCTAGAAGATTATAAATCCATTGTGGATAGTAAATTTCATTTGTGGTGTTCTCTATGGTTGAAGCAatattcttccttcctcctacCATCTCAAGCAGCAGCATTCCAAAGCTATAGACATCTGCCTTGTAAGACACATTTCCAAAATTCCTGGAGAACACTTCGGGTGCAATGTATCCCATGGTCCCCCTAGCTGTAGTCATAGACACCAAGCTTTGATCCTTGGAACATAACTTGgccaaaccaaaatcaaaaaATTTTGGAGTGAAGTTTTGGTCTAGCAAAACATTATGGGGTTTGATATCGAAATGGAGGATTCGTTTatcacatccttggtgaagatattCAATTTCCTTGGCTATGCCTAGGGCAATATCCTGCAACTTATCCCAGCCAAGGAATGAATTGTCACTATCTGCAGATGAAATGAAATCTTGCAGGGAACCATTGGGGAAGAACTCGTAAACAAGAGCTCGTACAAATCCATCAGCACAAAATCCAACCAAGCGAGCCACATTGATGTGGTGGATATGACCCATGGTTCGCACTTCATTTAAGAACTCTTCCCCATCTCCCTTAAAACTGTTGAGGACTTTGATAGCAATAAGGAAATCAAAAGAAAGCCTTCCCTTGAAGACAGTTCCATAGGCTCCTTGGCCCAACTTGTCCTTGAATTGATCTGTAATCCTCTTAATATCTGCATACAAATACCTGCTCGGTTTGAGTGCTTTGTAATCCTCTAAGAATCTTTCAATTCTTAATCGACACTCTTTTGTTGGATATAAGTCAACAATTTAtgatataattatatatgctaataaataataaatgtgaatagaaaaattaactgagtatgaacaaaacaaaaatataaaacagacaacttgaagatcgaggcttgtgTACCGCAATGTTCTTGAAACAAAAATTTCGCCCTTACTCAGTGCTTGTAATTATACAGACGTCTgtttcaccaggattcaacgatcaagtcaGAATTCCAGCATCGAAAAACTTGATTCAACGATCATCAGTAGAACAAGAAGCAAAGAACCCAGGATTCCACCTGTAGCCAATAATTTCCATGTGTTGCCTGTAAAAGATAATTGCAAATTAAATCGAGACTGTCAATCAATTATTATGTTGTCAAATAAGCTTATTTGTTGTCTATATTTCTATTACAGCTAAACAGTTGTAATTGTTTTCCTTATATTGGCCACTTCCCAAAACTAAATCCTATTTCTGCAATCAATTATATGACAAATGAATTATGTTGCTGTATTTCATATATATGCTAATGCTATACAAGTATCAACAAATGGCAGCAACTTGAATTTTATTTCCTAACGGTTCTTATGCTAATATTGTTTATTCTTTTACTGCAGGTTTCTTTCAATATCACTGGGATGAATTCCGTAAGTGGTCCCTCTCCAAAAcaaatatgaaaagaaaaaaggctcctttttgtttctctttcaAATTCAATATTTCCAACTTTATCGTATATACAAGCCTCTAACTTTTGTCGTTCGATTTGAACATGAAACCTCTTCCAACAAATTATAAGTAACCATGACATGCAGTAAAGTAAATCATATTTGAAAGTTGGCACTTGTTGGTTATATGCCAAAAGCATAATTATAGGACCCCGCTAAAAAGATATATTTCAAAACTTGATCATTTAACCGTAATAAAGACTCGCTGTAGTATTGCTAATGTTGTGTATTGTTTTTTTCACTTTTGTCACTGTAGGAAATTCCATGACTGAAACCGTGAATCTTGGTAATGATTTTCTCCCCAAATGCCAACTTCTTTCTTTCTAGTCACTGTAGGTTATTCTATCTGCACTTCTCAAAGATAGTCTAGTGTTTTGTCGTTGTTGAATTTTGTGTGGTATTTTGCAGGACACTTTGCTCGATGGTTTACATTCAAATCCATTAGTAAGAGCATGTATTTCTTGCATAGAGTCAAGTCTTTGGTTTTTATTCACTTTTCAACTTATAGCCGCTGATTTGGCTTTTAATTTTTGCTATTTTTTGTTGCAGTGCGTGGATGGGGTATACTGATGTGCACTGGTAAGAAGAGCCtgtatttgtgtgtgtgtgtgtgtgtgtgtgtgtgtgtgtgtgtgtgagagagtgTGTAGATTCCAACTTCTCatgaataaaataaattgtaatttagaaacaaaagaacttGAAAAAAGTTGAAAGTAGTGTGGAtcttgtttggatcaaaacttgaactttgggctcaggaAATGGGCTGGCCCAAAAGGATGCCTAAAGGAAGAGCCGGCCTAAGCCCAgccaaaacccagaaagcagaaaattggcttttctgacttggtgtagctcatgaagaccacttgctcacctacccaaaagccaagtggtatagactgaccagctatacagcccataaagtactttataatggcagaacaagtaatatagctgatgagtcactgcctctcaagttgcattcgggcaaggctgctgctacaagaggccaagctgagttgtctataaaagaagaaagagaaatcaggattaaggacactcaaacaaacaaacaaatgcaagcacaaactctgctcaaagccagatttgccttcaaaacgaagctgtagtcagcccaagccttcatccctctcgggacaagccttcactcaaacccttgtaatagctctgctaccctgttcaaccttgttgtagtatcgatttctctttGTAAAACTCCTTTCCTTATCTCTCCCTAAAAGCTCTCAGACCCTTGAtaagccacaaagataggaacctgcaagacgaccagacttgcccgacaaggttaaaccttgcccgaccttctttgttttttgtcttttcattcattagcctaacaatatgttgtatacttccagttgtattcaagttatttctagtaagatgactattaaaagaatCTCTTAGTGCTtcgatccgatttgaatatatcttcattgttcaaaccagatctaagttctaagccctcgggcatgtaaatttgatcagttgaaagtccttggcctcaaggcataaaaaagaaccttatgtggacttaacccatccacgatagcccttgataaacaagaagtccgaagttacttggggcgcaagtaatcgacctatcccttagttttatttctattatattatgattatcatagaacgcttaagcatggaatggattctgataggaagcctcaaagcctacacctaaggccccacaaaggcacctatttggattcattccattTCGCGGTCtggaacgtttgagtataagaacgaattctgatgggaagcctcaaggcctacacctaaggccccacaaaggcacctatttgggttcgttctatctctcagattcgggtaatcagaagtataatagttgtaAGGCTCCTGCAATCAATCGAACGAATATTAtatgttcgagcactggtttagttattaacgggaagcctcaaggcctacacctaaggccccacaaaagCACCTGTTATagctaacacggtttctcgggcatatatatgtatatatatatatatatatatatatatacacaactaAAACgcgacatccattttacatctgccatgctaaagatggcagtggcacgcctgagtacttagaagttaatcttgattgtgagcctcaaggcctacacctaaggccccacaaaggcacctctcaaagttaacgttgTCCTTCTCTTCCAGCCTTGCCCGATAAGCAGTGCCCaacgagtcttgcccgacgagccttgcccgacaaagcccgacagtgaagcagaagcccgacagcagctcTCAACCGGCACCAACCTCCTGGGGAGCTGTgcgctcgtcggccaggaaacgtccccgacggaaattcctgaagcgaacatagttttggcacgcccggtagGATCATACACTTTGTGATCTTGCTTatccaaaaagaaaaaccacAAAATTGGTAAAAAGAATCCGAATGAGGTTTTCTCTCACCCTTTTCTCCTACAAATGGCAGATCAATCAGGAGATCCTTCTTCCCCATCAAGACAAGTGGTCCTAGAAAGCCCAACTTCATCTGAGAGATCGGAAGGGAAGGGAACTAGTGAACTACAAGCTACTATGATCCAAGTACTAAAAAGCATGGAAAGAATCTCCTTGGAAACCAAGGGAGAAGTGAGTAGGCTCTGTACATTaagagggaatctacagagAAGACTTGATCTGGAGTTTTCTACTCCAAAAGGGGCTCAGGAAAGTGGGATGAGCCAAGTCACCATGAGAAGTGAACCAATCATTCCCTTATTCCCactattagaagaagaaaaggataaGGGAAAGAATAAAGTGGTTCCTGAAGGGAGTCAACCTGTGATAGAGCTAGTTCTAGAAAAAGAGCCTCCTAGCTTCCCATTATTATCGTTTAATAATAGGAGGCAGAGCGAGCAAGAGAGAACGAAGTATGGAATGCCTGTAATGATAGGGGAGACTAGCAGAAAGGAAGGCACCACTACTTCAGATAAACCTCCACCTTACAGGCCACCCCCGCTGGCTAATAAGGGAGGGGGGACTAACTGGAGGAAGCCCGAACCAAGGAGAGAAGCAAGTACGGGCAACGACCAGAGCCCAAAGATCGACACTGCTTTCATCGGTCATGATGATAATTCAGCTACTCAGCAGTTGAGGGAAGAATTGGCTGAGCTAAGAAGGACAGTAGCTCAAAATGCTCAACCGTGGGCCCGCCCAGTGTTCAGGGTCACTTACCAAAAGCCTTATCCTGAATATATTGACGAGCTAAATTCATGCCCTCTTAACTTCAAGATGCCTGCATTCCCAATGTTCACAGGTGAAGATAGTAGCGTGTCCTCCAGataccacattttcaaattctccaatcattgtGTGGCATATGAGGGCAACCCAAATTATAAAttgaggttgtttgggaattcatTGGCGGGTTTAGCATCTCAGTGGTACTCTCTATTACCCCCTAACTCTATtgccaactgggggcaaatggagatggctttccacGAACAGTTTTACATAATAGAGCCAGAATTGACTATCAATGACcttgttgaagtcaaacaatacGATCATGAATCTACTgaggacttcatgatgaggttcaagAAAACAAGGATGAGATGTCAATTCCCCGTCAACCAAGCGCAGCTCATATCAATTGCTCAAAGGGCTCTGAAATTACCtttgaggaagagattttatgATACACAATTCAACGAGCTGCAAGAATTGGTAATTGCTGCCACTAAGTATGAGAGGCTgttgcaagaagaggaacaagtGAAGCACACTTCCAAGGTCCCTCCCttctacaaaaacaaagctgCAATTCATCGTTTGGAAGTAGGAGAAACAAAGCCAGAGCATGAGGGTGGCCATGATGAAGAAGACATTGACGTATGTGCCGCTGAAATAACCACACCTTTCAAACCACTGATGGTAAAAGGGCTAGTCCAACCTGTCAAAGATCAGAAGATCGTAATGAACGATGGTGGTTTCGTCCCCATGAAACCACCCAAGTACCAGAGTTATTCGTTCGATCTGGCCAAGGCACCTGAGATCTATGAAG
This genomic window contains:
- the LOC126613715 gene encoding rust resistance kinase Lr10-like, with protein sequence MEIIGYRWNPGFFASCSTDDQCRLRIERFLEDYKALKPSRYLYADIKRITDQFKDKLGQGAYGTVFKGRLSFDFLIAIKVLNSFKGDGEEFLNEVRTMGHIHHINVARLVGFCADGFVRALVYEFFPNGSLQDFISSADSDNSFLGWDKLQDIALGIAKEIEYLHQGCDKRILHFDIKPHNVLLDQNFTPKFFDFGLAKLCSKDQSLVSMTTARGTMGYIAPEVFSRNFGNVSYKADVYSFGMLLLEMVGGRKNIASTIENTTNEIYYPQWIYNLLEEGDDLRIHIGEEGDGKIPRKLAIIGLWCIQWHPMDGPSMKITVQMLERDGESLTMPSNPFCAHRSYN